ATGCATTTGAGATTGTGCTGTCTCATCTCCACTCCAACTGGCCGCTGTATGAGCGGGTAGCTCTAAGTACAGGCAGAGTTTCTAACAGTAGAAACATCTGCTATTCAAGTGCTGGCTATGACTGCATGAGCCAGTCCACCTCCTCTTGCACAAGCCTGGCTTCCACCTGGGGAGAGCTTCCACACACCACTGCCCAGACTGCTGGGAGACCTCCCTCTTGACATCCCATAAGAATCTGAACTAAGCTCCCagcacagacaggaaaaaaacactagTCCCTTCTTCCATCCATTGCCCGACTATCGACTCTTCTGCGTGACTTGTACATGAAACTCTATTCCCCCCACTAGGCTGTGCCTGACTTTCAGGAGACTAGACCTCGTAATTACGTTCTCTCCGCCAGCGCATCAGCGGTAAGATTGCCTCCTCCTAGATGTTGCTTCTCCAATCTCTTCCTGCCCCTCTCTTCACCTGACTTAAACTCAGCCCTACTGCTCTGctgttttcaacattttaatgtGACATGGGCTGCCTAGCATTCCTCTGACTCAACCTTAAGGATGCAGCTCACCCCTGTGAGGGTGCATGGTCAGGGTCTGGCACTTTTGCTGCTTGATTTGCTTTCCAGTTTCTCTGCCAAtctatttctacatttttagtGAGAATCTTCTGACAGTGTTTTTATTGCTAGAGGAGCAATTGAAAAAGAACCTCAAAGGCTAGCCCTTCTGGATGGATCCAGCTGTACACTGGCAATGTCACAAGTGTAACTGCCTGATCAGTACTGCAGTGTTGGTGCTCAGAGGTTTTGTAGCTGGTCAAGAGAAGCAAAGGTGGAGGAATCTTTCTGCCACCCAGCGTGTCAGTAATGCAATAGGCTGACAGTGCAGGCTTGTCTATTCTGCAAATAGaggtcaattttttttcctttcatcttggGGCCTGTCTGTTGATGGCCATTACACAGCCAGATGCGCTGGGGGTGGGTGAATAAGCTTGTTGCATCTCTACTGTGTTGCACTGAGTGGTTGTGGTCAAGCAATTGACTTTCTGTGCTGTGTTCATGGCTCCCCATTGCACAATGTCACATTTCTCgttaaaatgttgaaaactgATCATCTTGCTTCCTAAATAGCATTCAGAACAACACTGATGCCTGTTAATAGACTAAACCGGGAGTGGAAGGGCTGGGGAGTGGGATCTGCAGATGTGAAAAAGGACAGCCCAGCCTTCTAGCAAAGAAACCAGTTGGATTTGGTTAATGGGCAACCCATCCCCTGTGGAAAAAGAGGTATGTCTGAGCTGATAGCATCAGTGTTAGTTCCCACGGGGATCTGTCCTGACCTTCTTGGAGAGCGATGCTGGGATCAGAAATAGCTTTGCACAATAGCTAGAAAACTATTTCCATAGGTAACTGGTCCAGTGATGAGACTCCTTAGAAGAAGCTGATACTGGTGATGCTGTAGCAATTGCTCAGTTTGTCTCTCCTAGCACAGCAACTAGCAGCGAGCCTGTGGCTCTGGCTTCTCCCTTGGAAAGTTTTGTTCCCAGGACAGCACAATAATGGACTAAAATTGAGCTCTAGgagaacagaagagagagaCTGGGCTTTCCCTGCGTCTGACTAGCTCTCATTTGGCCATATCGTTCCCTGAGGGCTTCTAAAGCAGACCTGAAGGCAAGCATTTGCACAACAGGCATTAGCATCTTGCAGAGTGCCCAGATGCTCAGTTGAACATGTGTAGTCATCCCCAAACTGCAAGCTGATCTGCTTTTGCTGCATTGCAAAGCTGTTCTGGGGAGCAGATACCAAGCAGAGTAACACAGGAGAGAAATAGATTTTGGGGGAGGTTAGCCCACAGGTGTCTACCCTGGCACACCTCTGCCTAGTTCAGTGGTCCCTCTTCAGACCTCTGCTAGAAAAGCTCAGATAGCGGTGATGATGGTATGGGACAGTTAGAGCAGGGCTCTAGGAGATTGATTTGCTCTGGGTGAGCAGCCAGCACTGATCATTTAATCCCATTTCATGGTTGCACAGCAGGGCCTCCTACCAGAGGTGCCTGTAGGAAACCTGCTGGCCAAGCCAGCAGTGCTTCTTGTGGCTTCCAAAACTATTTCAGAGGTTGCAACTGGTGGTTGAAGTGCCACCTGAAGTCCAGCTGCACTAGCAGGGATGACTTTAATAACAATTGACATCTCTAATTAGCAAAACACAGGCTGAGCCCTGactgctccccagctctgtgcaggCAGGACAACAAGCTCTCTAATCCCAGCATTCATCCCGAGGGGTCAGGCGCTGCAGCAAGGTAGGAGCCCTTCATACtgttgctctgcttttcttccaggcCAGAGTCCTTGTGCTACTTCAGTCTTAGTATGTACTGACAGCATAGAGCAGTGGTTGCTGCTCGCCTTGCTGTTGAGCTCTGCTCCCTTCCGGAGGGAGGGATTGCTTATGCCCAGGTCACAACTTTGTCTTACAGGTGAGCAAACAGGTCAGCTCTCTCCTGGACCACATGCCCTCAGCAGGGCTCTTTTGGATTCTAAATTTatgttgctggttttttggaGAGGTGGATAACATGGTgcttttatggattttttttcccttccataaCAGGAGGGCTTAGATGGAATTAGATCCACCTGGAAAGAAGCACCTCCCTTGTTTTGTATGAGTTGGAGGCTGAGGAgccatttctcctctctcccacaCTGACCTTTTGTTTTTGTGTAAGAAAATGTACGTGGGCTGTGCCAGCCTGAATATCCCTTTCCCTCAGACCCTGCCACTTGCCATGCACTGTACTCCTAGGAACGAttccaagaaaaatatattgagtACCTTAAAGAGGGTTCCTCTGGCTTGagctggggtggagggagaCAGGTGCAGATCATGGCCTGTTCTGTGCCCTGAATTGCCTGAAACACTTCTGACTAGAGCCGCATAGTGCCTTAGCCCAGGGGTAGATCTTGGCAAAGCTGGAGACCCCAGAGCACCGTAGGGTCATGCCTGGCGATGGTGCAGCAAGGCCAACAGAAGGGAAACAAATCTGGCTACAAATTCAATGGGTACTACAACAATTAAATGGGCCTGAAATAGCTAAAGTACCACCTACAGCATCTCAGTAGGAAGACCTGTGGCCAGAGTGAAAGCTTCCCAGTGCCCCTGCAGCAAGCCTTCCTCCAAAAACCTGAGGATGTGCTGACAGAGGCCTTGTGCCAGAGCAGCAGTTCAGGCTAGGACCTGCTTCTCAGCTGCCTATAGGGATCTTCCCACCATCTGCCTTCCAGAGCAGGAACTCTTAGTCTAAGGGAAGGGCCTTACATCCCCCACGCAGCTGAAATTACCCAGACCTCATTTGAGCCAGTTTCTGATTTGCAGTAACAAAACATCCACTGAAAGTTCACAGAAAACACTGGGCTCAGTGCACTGCACAGGGGCAGCCTGCAGTCCTAAGGGGACCAGCCACAATAACTCCACTCAAGTAAGAAGAGATGCCCATCAGGCTACATACCACAGAAcaggagctgagctgcaggcCAGCAGAAACCCAaacaggagcaggcagcaagcCAAGGAGCCTAGCAAAACACCCTCCTGCTTCAATCCAccagtgcaggcagctgctgcggGTGCTCCTTATATTGGCTGGTGAAGTTGTCTCTGCACCTGTGGCTACCAGAGCCCACCTGAGGGCAGCTGCTAGTGAGCAGACCGCAACAAGCTTCAGTTGGGAGACCCTGGCTCTAAGCAGAGCGTGTTCTCCCTCCCACACCACAGCATCCCACATGAGGCTCCCAGGTGCCTGCAGTGCAAATTCAGCAGTGCAGTGGTGAAGTTCCCTGATCTGCAAAGGTCCATCAGAGGGTGAAGCTGAGGGCCTCAGAGGCCATCTCCCCCTGACCCCACTGCTTTAGGGTGTTGCTGGCAGGCAGGTGTAGTTCCAGTTGATCCAGGGTGATTTCATGTTGCCAGGGCTGAGGGAGTAGTCTGCTGAGGAAAGGCCAAGCTGAGGACCTCTGGGAAGGCTCAATGTGTTTTTCtacctcttctctccctttcccatcGCTGTGCTTGATTTTTGCTGTCAGTTGTTTCATGTCCTGGAGCCAGATCCCAGCAAGCAGCTGGCAGTGTTGTGCTGCCCCAAATGTGCCCCTGTGGGTGAGGAGAGTAGGAAGGAGCAGCACAATGTTTTGCCTGGTTCAAAGGCAGCATCCAGCCattgcttcctcctccctgtagCTAAACGTGCCTGTGGTTGTGCAGACTGGCTGGATTCTGATCCCATTAACCTGAGCTCTCCAGACCAGTGGGTGAGGAACACTGGCCTCTGTCCGGCTTGAGCTCACGGCTGTTCCCAGGTGCTGTTTGTGGGCTTCTATAATCCTAAAAGAAGGGCTGTCCTTCACCCTCTGCAGGCTTCAGCAAAGTAACCCTTGCTGTTCAGAGGGCTCTGCTGCTTAAGCCTTTTCTTCCTGGAGCCTGTTGAGTGCGGTTGCTGTAACAGGGAGTGCTGCTGGCTCTGGTGGCATGGACTAGCTGTCCCCATTGTGAAACTGAGCTCGAGGGTGCAAGAATGAGGGGAAGGGGCATCAatttggcagctgctgctgggtgaaGGGCTAGCTTGTCCCCGGAGTTGGGCTGCTGTGTCCATGGGAGCGTCTTTGCCAATTGGTGTTAATGCCGAGTGCTTCTCGACGTCTCCAACACTGATCTCCTTTCCTGTTGCTCTGTGGCCCCTACAGCTTTGGAGCGACGAGGTGGAAAAAGTAAGTACCCAGCTGAAATTGTGCTCAAACCTTCTGGGCGTGCTGGTGGTGTTTAGGGGGTGGCGGGGTGCTGCGGCCTCCTTCCTGCTCGTGTGCCTGCACACGTGCGGGGAGGATCAGTGGGATGTTGCTGTTGTCAGCCCCAGCCCCGAGTCTGCAGCTGTACGGTTCAGTGCAACTCTGACAGCGGCTTGGGAAGAGCCTGCCCCGTGGGCTGGTTGGCTGCACCTAGGTGTGAGAGACTTCCTAGGCAAACCAGGCGTGCGTTCATGTGTATGTAATAAAAGACAACTCTGAGAGCCCTGCATCAGTGTGACAGGAGCAGAGGTGATGCAATTCAGTTCTGCTCCTGTGGCAAAGGCCCTGCCTGCTCCGATTTTGCATGTGCCATGCATCAGCCTCTAGTAGCCCCTTGCCTGCCTGTTCTGGGGTCTGAGCAGGAGCTCTGATCAGAGCTGAAGCAAGAACAGAGGGTTTTCCCATGAATAGCCCCAGCTGGAGGGAACAGCCCTGTCaggagggagggtgggaagTTTGGAGCCTGTTGTGGAGTTGACTCTGTCTGGGTGAGCTGCACTTTCCCTTCTGAGTGGATCCATGGAGGCAAAGCCCCAgatcttgtttattttctgggtTCCCCAAGGGGAGTGTGACTTGTCCATGAAGATGGATGGAGGGCTGCTAGTGGACTAGAGACTGGGGTGAGCTCTGTGTGGGGCTCCAGCATGGTTTAGAGCTTCCAGAGACACCTTCTGGGATCCTATTGCCTTTCATACCCCAAATGCCCCCAGTAGATGTTAGCCTAAGCCTGAACTGCAAGGTGGTAGAATGGCATGTTCCTGCATGCTGTGCATGATAGCAACCTACTACTGCCTTACTCTAAATGCATCGTCAGAGCAGACTGGCTGTTTTTTGAACCAGCTCATCCTGTACTTTAAATCCTTCAGTTCCTCAAAGAAATAAGCTGGCAGCAGTAAGCATGCAAGGCTCTGTTCCTCTATCTTTGGTCTATCCTGGTTGGATAGACCAAGGTATGTCAGTAAACTTCAAAGTTCTCTGTGTCTTGGAGAAGCACaagactggaagggacctcccaggTCACACTCCGGTGCTGGCTTTATAGGAAACTACGTCCTGGAACTGCTCCAAGCTAGCAGGGAAGGGCAAGGTGTTTAATCTCAGGCTGTGCCAAATGGAGCCGGGGCTGCCTGTCACAAGTTTCCAAGAGCTCTGCTGCTACTGAAGTCTCTGCTCAGCTCACTGGAGCAAGAATCTCTTGGTGCTTAGTAAGGCATTGCACTGGTATTTCCTGTTACATTCCCCTGTCTCCTTTAAATAAAGCCTTTCATACAGAAGATGCAAAAAAATAGATCAGTTGTAGCTTAAAATAGACAAATCTGATTAAAAGACAGTCAAAGCGTTTCTTTGTTCTAGCCTGGCTGTACACAGTACCGGTAATGCTGTTACCAGATGAGAGATGTTATGGCCCGCAGCAGCTCGTCCTGCTGAGAAGGCTGGGGCTCCCCTGGGGTGACCCTGCTCAGGAACACCAGTGATGCGACCCGTGCTCCGAGACCGTCAGCCTGTCTGGATTAGCTCTCTGGGGTCAATTCCAGCCAAGTCGCTCCTGTGCTGGAGCGATCAGGGCACttccaaagcagcaaaagcagctctGTCGCAGAACTAGGGCCGTGCAGGAACCACTGCACCGAggcgggcagccccggcttcctGCGCCCtcctggagaaggggaaaaggacaCAGAACCCACactcctctccttccagctgAGCAGACATCGCTCTTCTGTGCTATCCATCACAGCACAGCCTAAGAGGGAACTGGCATGTTCCACTTGGTGTTAAGGAGTCATGCATGCTAGAGAGAACAAATGTGCCtttgcctccagcagcagggacGGGAGAGCAGGCACCAGAGCACCCGACTGCCCCAACACCTCTGTTGGAGagctctcctctctgcagggaCCCACCTGGGTATTCTGGTACTGCAAAGCTGCCCTAGTGTCAACACACTGTTTGCTGGTGGGGGAAGAGGTGTTCTGTCTGTTCAGTAAATAGGGTCTCCAGTATCAGTCTGTCTTTGAATTCCCAATGTCTGCTGCATAGCTGCCCTCTATTAACCACTGTTTAATTCCTCCGAGCTCAAAATAAGGAACCACCTTGGGTAGAAGTTTGATCAGGATGTTTATCATCTCCATTGTGGAGAGATGTAGTTAGTAACAGCAATTTGGTAAATGCTCCCTGGCCTCAGCCTTTGTTCTGCAATGATAAAAAGGATACTGGCAAAAGTTACACCTCTGGAGAGAAACTTAGGGAGGGTGTCACATTCCTGTGCCTCTAGGCTGAGAGAGGGGGTTATCAGAGCTGCACAACTGTGTTTTGCAGCAGACTCATAGTCATGCTGACCATGGAACTGTCCTGTTTCCAGTGTTACCTCTGCCGGGGACAGGTACTGATGAGCAGCATTGGCTGTCCAGTTCTCAGAGTCCTACAACAGGCAATAAATAAAAGGACAGGGGCTGGCATGGGACTGGCTTTCCACACACCACAAGATTAACAAAGCCTCTCCATCTTCATGTTCTAGTCTTGTGGGAGTAGGAGCTTCCTAGCTTGATGCATCCATCTTGAACTGCCATTCCACGACTTGCAGTGATCCGATGTAGGATCAAGCAGGAATGAAGTTGAAATACAGCCAGAGGCCTCTGGGATCCTCACCCAGTGTGTCTCGTGCCTGACATTCAGTTTCacatgtgtgcgtgtgttggCTCCCAAGCCAACAGCACACTTGTCTCAGTGCCAAAAGGGGGGGTTGGTGGAGGAGGTGAGCGTTGCCCCTCCCTGGAAGAGGCAGAACAGGGGTCCTTTCCTTGTGCTGGCTTGAACACCCCTATCCTCTTTGCAGGCGGAACACGAGCTAAGGCTCACGCAGACTGAGTTTGATCGACAGGCAGAGGTGACACGTCTCCTGCTGGAGGGCATCAGCAGCACACATGTGAGTCTTCCCAGGTAACTGGGGGGGTGACAGGGACCACAGAGACTCCTGGTTCCTTTCTTGAAGGATGCCAAGAGGTTGCTGGAGCCCTGCACTGGTAGCAGGGGTAGAAGAGGTCATAACTTGGGAGGCGACAGCAACCTCCTTATAACACCTGGAATGTGCAAACTAAAGACATAATGAAGCATGTGTAGGCAGTGCCAAGGTGACACCTGCAGTCCTTGAAATGCTTCCGAGCCAGAAAAAATTGTTCTTCCCTCACTAGAGCTGTGGACTAGCCACACGGGTATGGCTAGAGTGCCGTGAGCAGCCTCCTGTCCAAGATCGCCCTTGGGCCTACGCAATATTCCCAAATTTAATGAATTAGTGTATTCAAGCCAACCAAGTAACTCTCTTAAATACTGGCCTGCACATGTCTGCTTCCCATGGGGGTAGGTAGAAGCTGCAGGAAGAGAGTTCCCGTGCCTGGCATCCAAACTCACAGACCTGCTTTCGGTCCTTCTTCCTCCAGGTGAATCATCTGCGCTGTCTCCACGAGTTTGTGGAGTCTCAGACCAACTACTATGCTCAGTGTTACCAGTACATGTTGGACCTGCAGAAGCAACTGGGCAGGTGAGACAAGAGGCTGCTTTTACTTCTCTAAGGGTTACTTACCTGGCTACCCCCAGCTCAGGCCTCCTTCCCCATCCGGTGTCATAACATCGGGTAGAAGTTTTAAAGCCCCTTCCAAGCGCTGACAGAGCTTCTGAGCTTAAACTAATCCCGGTGGTAGTGCATTTAGAGCAGGCTTTGCCATTGGATTCATCTGGGGTTTATACATTCATCTCAAAGCATGATGGCCATGAGAATTCAAACATTCTTCCTCTAAATTAGTTAAATCGCATGGGAGACAAATTCCTGTTGCCAAGCAGCAAGCCTGAgtgtgctcagctgcagcagtaACTAAttctgtgctgctggctgcacatcccgtgggcacaggcagggctgttTGTCTGTTAACCTGTCACATCAGTGTGGTGGCCTGACCCAGGAGGGGCTGTTGCCTCTGCATGATCACTCACTACTCCTGTTCCATTCTTTTCCATGCTTGCAGCTCCAAAGGAGAAATGTAAGTAGTTGCACAGCTCTAAGAGCTCTCCACCTCAGCCAAACTCTGGAGTCTCTGCGGACTCGCTACAAAGGCCAACAATGGCCAGAGCTGCACTCCCTTAGTGCAGAGGAGGGTGTACAGATAAACGAGACCAAGCTCCATTACTGTCTCTGTCCAGAGAGTCCACAAAGCCTGGGAGCCTCCAGTTGTGGCATCTGTTTTAACAGCAACAATGACTGTCCCTTTCCTGAAGAACTAGCAGACTAAACAGGTAACACAAACCATGTGAGAGCAGGGGAAGGACTCAGCACAATGGACCGAGTAAAACAGCTGCAGAGCCAAGAGTGGTGCCTGCCCAGAGCCCTCTCTGGCTTCAGTCTCGTACTCTGGAAGTTAGCTGCCAGTCCTGTAACAGGACACTGGAATCAAAATAAGCAAACGTTACCTGTTGCATAATCTCAGCACCTGAGAACTGAGTGCATTTCCCCACTCAAAGGGCAGTGTAGATGTGTTCCAGCTGTGAGCTGGAACTCTTGAGCATCATCTCTGCAGTGTAACTACTAAAAGAACAAGCTCTTTCTTGGTTACTCATACTAGAGCCTTactgaactgtttttttcttctgtgtaagaTTTTCAGGCACATTCGTAGGCAACGCAGAATCCACATCTCCTCCCCCAGCTGCTACCTCTCCTCcagctgttgctgctgccaCACTCCCTGCTGTGCCTACCATTCCGGTTGTGCCCACGATTGGTGGGGTGCCCAATACTGTGGCAGAGAGTGTACTGAACCCAAATGAAGTCAAGCCTCCTGCCAGCGGGACACGGAAGGCCAGAGTCCTCTACGATTACGAAGCAGCTGACAGCACTGAGCTGGCACTTCTTGCAGATGAGGTTGGTCGCTTTCCTCTCCGTTGAATTTGGCTGATGCCCATTCATGCTCAGCAAGGTTTTGGTTACTTTTTCTAACCCTGTTTTAGGGAACTGATGATAGCCTTTTCCATGATAGTAGTATCCACTGAGTTGCAGTGAGCTTGTGCTCGTGGCCATTTGCTATTTAAGAACATCACCCCAATAACTCTTGAATTCCTGTTGGAGTCTAGCTGTATCCAGCTAACAAAATACCCCGATACTCAGTGTCTTCACCGTGACCCTCAAATACAGCTACATTATCTGAGAGCAGTGGGATAAGCTGCTGGCTGGAGGCTGGAGGCCTGGTCTAATCATactgagaaaaaaggaaattttttttttttcctttcccttccagtGGGGAAGCATCCCACCCAACTCCTCTGACATGTTCTAGCTTTTACGATAGGGAAGCAGAATTTAAGAATTAAGAGCCTGTTAAAGCCATCCACCAGCAAGCTGCAGACTCTTTTTGTTGACTGAACTTCTGTATTCAGAAGGGATGACATAGCAATACCATGCTGCCCTGTATGCAAAAATACCTTAAGTCAATTTGGAGAATGAGAAGGCAACAGGGATGTCGCTGGGCAGATTTCTGTAGATCCTTCTATGAAGGCTGCACGTAGCTCCAGGGAAAGGGCACAGATGCTGGCTAAACAAACTTCAGGAATTATTGTTCCTTCAGTACCCACCTGACTGAACTTGGGGCTCTATCTGCAGAATAAGGTCCTGTCTAACGCTGCCTTCTCTCCCCAGATGATCACTGTGTACAGCCTGCCAGGCATGGATCCAGACTGGCTCATAGGGGAAAGAGGGAATCAGAAAGGGAAAGTTCCTGTCACTTACTTGGAACTGTTAAGTTAAATGTCTCCAGCAAGAAGAATGTACAAGCAGAAAGCACCCCTCATCTCCTGGCACTTCTAACGCGGATTTCTTCATCCGAGACCATTGCTCTCTTCAGGGTTGACACTCCATTGCTAATACGGGAATTGTGGGAAAGAAGTGGTAAAACTCTTACGGTGAGGTTTTGGGAAAGGGCTGATGGCACCAAGACTGAATTCGTTAACCTACTAGTGCAGCCTGCTTTGAGGTTAGTCTTGATGGCGCAAAATTCCTTGATTACTTTTTTCTACCCTACCCTAGTCTTGTTTATCGTGGTGGCTTTGCCAGGGCCAGCAAGCTGTTTCCCTCAGCAGCTGCTCACGGAGTTAAGTTACCCTTCCCTTGTGTCTGGTGTGGGTTAGTGCCTGTCTGCCCCTCCCatcctctctcttcttcagcAGTAGAGTTGCCTGAGTCAAACCATCAAGCATTCCAGTGGGGAAGCATCCCACCCCTCTGACATGTTCTAGCTCTTAAGATAGGGAAGCAGAATTTAAGAATTAAGAGCCTGTTAAAGCCATCCACCTTGCTCATCTGTGGGAGCACAGTAATGCAAGGCTCTCCAAGAGCGATCGTGGTGCCTGATGGCTTCAACTGTCCCCTGAAGCTGGAAGGAAATTTCTTTGAGAAGACCAACCTAATAGTGTCTGTATGTTGAAAATCAAACCTCAGTGCAAGGGACCATGCATCTTGCTTGCATTTCCTCTGAGAAACTGCTCTTGGACTGCAAAGAGTTTACAAGCCTTTTTACAAGCTTTGCGCCCCGTGTTAATTGTCCAGGCTTTTCTTTCGGTGTGTCTGTTCCAGGCATGTTTTAGCCTGACTTTATTTTCACCTGAGATCACTGATTTAACTAGTAATtcccctcccccctcagcagtgAACAGACTTGGTGCATCCTAGTACAGCACGGGATAGTCCCACTTGTGTTATCTCCAACAACGAGCTATTCTTGGCCAAACATGCACTAAACAATCCAGGCTGCCCTCGGTGAAATGCTGGTTTAGCTCAAAGGGAGCACTCAGGTGTGTATGGCTTTGATTCCTATAATGAGCTTTTTAGCTAGAGCTCACCTAAAGGACTTCCACTGTTGTGTAACTCATTTTCCACTCAAGCTGGATGGAAGAGAAACTCACCTGCACCAAGCTCTGCGTTCACTACCTTCCCCTCGGTATGTCAGAACTAACTTTGCTTGTTTATTGATCTTTTGCACTTTCCCCGACGGTATCGTGACCACTCTAATGTAACAGGGCGCTGAGCACCTGTGTATGTAGGGCTCATGGTTTTCAGCACTTATTTGCCAATAAACAAACTGCCTGACCTGCCTCGGTGTCTTGCATGGGGTCGGGGCTGCCCATGCTCCCCTGCCGTGCGATTGCAGACCGCATGGATGAGCAGcgctggcagggaggcagcggGAAGCAGCTCAGGGTGGGGGAGCTGGGCTCTTGTGCTGTCCCAGGCGGGGAAGCCGTTgagtaaaagcaaaacaaagctgctcatccttcctctcccagctgAAACTCCCACCAGGCCTTAAGGTTGTTAATGTCTTGCAGTTGCTTTCCCAGGTGACACATTTCAGTTGTAGTACAGATTCAGGAACTCTTAAGAAACAACACCTCCTCCTTAACCTGAAGCAAAAATAGAGCAGCAGTATGACTTCAGCTGCGGAGAGACTGGAAGTGCTATTCTAGATCtaacagactttttttgttgttatggAAACTAGATCTGCTGCTAATTTAAAATCCTAAAGCCTTGTCCCTAGCACCCAGCTTGGAAAGAACtcctgggaaaagcagctgttgAAGCGCTGTGTAGCGTAGCAATAGTACTCAGTTTTCCTACAGTTAAACTCGAATGAAAGGGAATGGGGAAATCACGTCATGCTCGTTTTAGTACTTTTACAATTGCCATGATTACCTCTACCACAGTTCTACCCTTTTTTAGGTCTACCCCTGCCTCTTTCCCTTCCACCCTCCTGTACGTATACTTCTCCCTCAGGCCAGTGACATCCTTTCCCTGCAACGGGTCTCCCTGGTGCattaaagaaagatgaagaacagCTTTAGCAAAAACAGCACAGCTTAATGATGCAGAAAATGGTGTCTCTTCCCTCAGAACAGCCAGAAGGAAGTCTGTTCCCAGtgctcccttccctctgcattATAAAAGAGCTCATGCAAAATCTATTGCTGCTTCTGGCTCTCTACAGAAAGATTATGTTCTCATGGTGCTTATTTGCAGATGTGATGGTGAGTGACCCTTGGCTGGAGGCTGTTCCGTGCCCGGTGTGGCTGATGGGCAGGGGAGGTACAGCTCAGGGCTGACATGCTGCTGTCGGAAGTGAAGCTATAGCTCTAACACACGGCTGTAACCAACAGCGCCCACTATTCTTTGCTAGCTGGCACCAAGGACTCGTGTGCCTAGCCCCATAAACTCACTCCAGTGCTTAAGTATCTAAAAGAACACACTACT
This genomic stretch from Balearica regulorum gibbericeps isolate bBalReg1 chromosome 20, bBalReg1.pri, whole genome shotgun sequence harbors:
- the SH3GLB2 gene encoding endophilin-B2 isoform X2 gives rise to the protein MDFNVKKLASDAGVFFSRAMQFTEEKLGQAEKTELDAHFENLLARADSTKNWTEKILRQTEVLLQPNPSARVEEFLYEKLDRKVPSRVTNGELLAQYMTEAANDFGPGTPYGKTLIKVGETQRRLGAAERDFIHSASINFLTPLRNFLEGDWRTISKERRILQNRRLDLDACKARLKKAKAAEAKAAAVPDFQETRPRNYVLSASASALWSDEVEKAEHELRLTQTEFDRQAEVTRLLLEGISSTHVNHLRCLHEFVESQTNYYAQCYQYMLDLQKQLGRFSGTFVGNAESTSPPPAATSPPAVAAATLPAVPTIPVVPTIGGVPNTVAESVLNPNEVKPPASGTRKARVLYDYEAADSTELALLADEMITVYSLPGMDPDWLIGERGNQKGKVPVTYLELLS
- the SH3GLB2 gene encoding endophilin-B2 isoform X1; amino-acid sequence: MDFNVKKLASDAGVFFSRAMQFTEEKLGQAEKTELDAHFENLLARADSTKNWTEKILRQTEVLLQPNPSARVEEFLYEKLDRKVPSRVTNGELLAQYMTEAANDFGPGTPYGKTLIKVGETQRRLGAAERDFIHSASINFLTPLRNFLEGDWRTISKERRILQNRRLDLDACKARLKKAKAAEAKAAAVPDFQETRPRNYVLSASASALWSDEVEKAEHELRLTQTEFDRQAEVTRLLLEGISSTHVNHLRCLHEFVESQTNYYAQCYQYMLDLQKQLGSSKGEIFSGTFVGNAESTSPPPAATSPPAVAAATLPAVPTIPVVPTIGGVPNTVAESVLNPNEVKPPASGTRKARVLYDYEAADSTELALLADEMITVYSLPGMDPDWLIGERGNQKGKVPVTYLELLS
- the SH3GLB2 gene encoding endophilin-B2 isoform X3, yielding MDFNVKKLASDAGVFFSRAMQFTEEKLGQAEKTELDAHFENLLARADSTKNWTEKILRQTEVLLQPNPSARVEEFLYEKLDRKVPSRVTNGELLAQYMTEAANDFGPGTPYGKTLIKVGETQRRLGAAERDFIHSASINFLTPLRNFLEGDWRTISKERRILQNRRLDLDACKARLKKAKAAEAKAALWSDEVEKAEHELRLTQTEFDRQAEVTRLLLEGISSTHVNHLRCLHEFVESQTNYYAQCYQYMLDLQKQLGSSKGEIFSGTFVGNAESTSPPPAATSPPAVAAATLPAVPTIPVVPTIGGVPNTVAESVLNPNEVKPPASGTRKARVLYDYEAADSTELALLADEMITVYSLPGMDPDWLIGERGNQKGKVPVTYLELLS
- the SH3GLB2 gene encoding endophilin-B2 isoform X4; its protein translation is MDFNVKKLASDAGVFFSRAMQFTEEKLGQAEKTELDAHFENLLARADSTKNWTEKILRQTEVLLQPNPSARVEEFLYEKLDRKVPSRVTNGELLAQYMTEAANDFGPGTPYGKTLIKVGETQRRLGAAERDFIHSASINFLTPLRNFLEGDWRTISKERRILQNRRLDLDACKARLKKAKAAEAKAALWSDEVEKAEHELRLTQTEFDRQAEVTRLLLEGISSTHVNHLRCLHEFVESQTNYYAQCYQYMLDLQKQLGRFSGTFVGNAESTSPPPAATSPPAVAAATLPAVPTIPVVPTIGGVPNTVAESVLNPNEVKPPASGTRKARVLYDYEAADSTELALLADEMITVYSLPGMDPDWLIGERGNQKGKVPVTYLELLS
- the SH3GLB2 gene encoding endophilin-B2 isoform X6, whose product is MDFNVKKLASDAGVFFSRAMQFTEEKLGQAEKTELDAHFENLLARADSTKNWTEKILRQTEVLLQPNPSARVEEFLYEKLDRKVPSRVTNGELLAQYMTEAANDFGPGTPYGKTLIKVGETQRRLGAAERDFIHSASINFLTPLRNFLEGDWRTISKERRILQNRRLDLDACKARLKKAKAAEAKAAAEHELRLTQTEFDRQAEVTRLLLEGISSTHVNHLRCLHEFVESQTNYYAQCYQYMLDLQKQLGRFSGTFVGNAESTSPPPAATSPPAVAAATLPAVPTIPVVPTIGGVPNTVAESVLNPNEVKPPASGTRKARVLYDYEAADSTELALLADEMITVYSLPGMDPDWLIGERGNQKGKVPVTYLELLS
- the SH3GLB2 gene encoding endophilin-B2 isoform X5, with translation MDFNVKKLASDAGVFFSRAMQFTEEKLGQAEKTELDAHFENLLARADSTKNWTEKILRQTEVLLQPNPSARVEEFLYEKLDRKVPSRVTNGELLAQYMTEAANDFGPGTPYGKTLIKVGETQRRLGAAERDFIHSASINFLTPLRNFLEGDWRTISKERRILQNRRLDLDACKARLKKAKAAEAKAAAEHELRLTQTEFDRQAEVTRLLLEGISSTHVNHLRCLHEFVESQTNYYAQCYQYMLDLQKQLGSSKGEIFSGTFVGNAESTSPPPAATSPPAVAAATLPAVPTIPVVPTIGGVPNTVAESVLNPNEVKPPASGTRKARVLYDYEAADSTELALLADEMITVYSLPGMDPDWLIGERGNQKGKVPVTYLELLS